The genomic stretch TTCGACAGTATACGAACTAACTCTATTTTTGTATTAATTTAAAAAATGCCATGTCTCATAAAAAAGAAAAAGAACAGCTTATTGAAACTATTGGATTAGCGATAGAAGAACAATTAAACCTTTCGCCATTAGCTTCTAGAATTTATGCATTACTTATTCTTTCTTCTTACGATGGGTTAACTTTTGAGGAAATAAGAGAAGTTATACAGGCAAGTAAAAGTTCTACTTCTGTTAATGTAAATGTGCTTAGCCAATTAAATTATGTAACATTTTATACTAAACCAGGTGATCGTAAACGGTATTTCAAGCTTGCAAAATATTCTTCTTTAATATCACTAGAAGCTTATCATAATACAATTAACAAGGAAATGGATATGGTTGGTAGAATTAATTCTTATAATAAAAAGTACTTTCCAGAGAAGTTCATTAATGAAGAATCTTTGGGGCATATTTTTCAAGAGTATCTTGTAGAGAAAGAACAACTTGTGGCTCGTACTATCGATAAAATGAGACACTTTCGTGAAAGTGAAAAATAATCACAGTTGCACATTTTAAAATGCTGAAAATCAGAATCTAATAAATAATTAGTTCTGTATGTTTCGTATCAATTTGATACAGTAAATTCAATATTTAAAAGCGAATCAACGAGTTACGTTGCCTCTCTTTAAAAAATAGTTGGGTTGAAGAGATTCAAACAATTAATAGCGCTTATAGTTAAGGGTTAAATTCTTAATTAATTAAAGTTGTACTTCTTAGTATTTGTTCCTAAACAACACGTAATTTAATTATCATTTAATAATTAAAGATCAGCACATTAAGATTATTTAACAATATTTTATCTTATTAGTTCGTATCATTACGAACTAATTGTATATTTGCATAGAATTTAAAAATTAAACTCAATAAAATGAAAACAAAAATAACAATCCTCACCATAATAGCTTTAACAATTATGAGTTGTAGTGGAGGAAAAAAATCAAATACAGAATCATCAGATTCTAACAAAGGAAACACATCTGAAATTGTAAATACAAAATGGATCATTACCACATTAGAAGGTAAGGATATAAGCAACAGAGAACAGAATGGGCAAATAATTTACTTCACGCTAAACTCAGATGGTAATCGTGTAAATGGTTATTCAGGTTGTAACACTTTTATGGGAACATATAAATTAGAGGACGGAAACCGTATTTCATTTTCACAAATGGCTTCAACACGAATGATATGCCCTGATGCTAAAATTAACGAATCTGAAATTTTAAATATTTTCAATACAGCTGATAATTTTACATTAAGAAATGGAGAATTGTCGTTAAACATAGCCAAAAGAGCACCATTAGCAACATTTAAAAAAGCAGAAATGAACAACGACCAGATTGTAGAAAAATACTGGAAATTAAAAACATTAGATGGCAAAGACGTCTCTATGGCAGAAAACCAAGAACGTGAAATCTATTTTACTTTAAAATCGGGAGATAATAGCGTTGTTGGATTTGCGGGTTGTAATGCACTTAACGGAAAATATACTTTAGAAAAAGGGAATAGAATTCGTTTTTCAGGTATGTTAACAACATTAAAAGCATGTCCAGATGTAAATGTTAATGAAGCCGAATTTTTAAAGGTGTTCGAACTTGCAGATAATTACACTATTAAAGATGACGTGTTATCTCTGAATGTTGGGAGACGTGCACCTTTAGCTATTTTTGAAGCAGTTTATATGCAATAACAATAGTTAGATTAATTAATTTAATAACCATCAAACATGGATTTTTAACATTTGGTGTCTTAACATCTTTGGCAGTATTGTGGCAAAAATATATGGGAACTGTAGAAGTTTCTCTAATTACTGCTTTACTAATTATTGGATTTCTTGCAGGTGTCGTTTCAGGTGTTATTCAATATATAACGATAACCTCTTGTGTTAAAGACAAATCGTAATGATTGTGCCAATTAGTAGCACCACATATGAAAAAAACGAGTTATGGTAGTATCATCAATATGTAATTTTTAATTGGTTTTATAAATTGCAGGATATAACGTAAGTTGCACATAAACTTCTGAAATACCTGTAGATTTATATTCCAATACGTATCAAGCAGATTTGAGTTTTACATCTAATAAAGAATCACTCTTTAAAAATCCTAAAAAAGAAGCAGTCAATAAAATTTTAATCGATCAGGCAGCACAATAAAAAGAAGCGGTACGACAAGGAATTGCTGAAGAAGTAAAAGCAGCAAGTGCCGTAGTGGTATAAAATTAACAGGATATAGATAATTTGAAAAAGGAAGATTATGGAATTGAGACCTACAGAACAAAGTTTATTAATAGAAGATATAGGTTTAGTTATAGAAGAACGGGCAGACTTATCGCCTCTCGCATCCCGAATTTATGCCACACTAATTTTAGCATCAGACGATGGTTTAACTTTTGAAGATATTACAGAAGCGCATCGAGCAAGTAAAAGCTCTGTTTCCAATAATTTAAACATATTAGTGAAATTGAAATATGCTGAATATTATACAAAATCAGGACAGCGAAAACGATTCTTCAAAGCATCAAAATATTATGCTAAAACTGCTATGGAAAAGTATAATGAACTATTTAAAAAAGAAATTGAAGTACTAGAAAAAATAAATAGTTTTAATAAAAAGAATAATCCTGAAAAATTTAAAAACGAACAATCTGTTAGTACAATTTATCAAGATTATTTAATTCAGCTTAAAGAAGGATTCAAGAAAAAAATAAAACAATTAGAAACTATTGTAAATCAATAATTTTATACAAACATGTTACAAAACCTTATATTATTTTCAGGATTCGCAGGAATTACCGTCTTTATTGGCGGCTTATTGGGTAATTATTTCAACCATCATATTAAAGAAGGTGCTATAAAATATGAAATCATACATACGATGATGTCCTTTGGCGCTGGCATTATATTATCTGCTGTAGCATTAGTATTAATTCCTAAAGGTTTGGAGGAATTGGAGGTGTTGGATATTGCAGTATCTTTTAGTGCAGGTGTTTTAATTTTTATGTTTATAGGCAGATATTTGGCAAAAAAAGGAGGCAAAAATGCAACACTAATGGCAATGTTGATGGATTTTATTCCAGAAAGTATCGCTTTGGGAGCAACCTTCGCTATAGAGCCTAAAATGGCAGCTTTATTAGCAGTATTTATTGGACTTCAAAATTTACCTGAAGCGTTTAACTCGTTTCGCGACTTGGTGTCCAACGGATTTTCGGTAAAAAAAACACTCATTATTTTTTTCGTATTGAGTTTCTTCGGAATTGGATGTGCACTAATTGGACATTATTTTTTACGTGATTTTCCAGTAATTACAGCACACCTCATGACATTTGCAAGTGGAGGTATTCTATATTTGCTTATAAACGATATCATTCCAGAAAGTAAATTGGAAAATAATTACCTGACATCTCTTGGCGCAACTTTTGGCTTTTTAGTTGGAATCATCGGTGAAAAAATCATTTAAAAATAAATAATGGAAGAATTTTTTATAAAATATAAAGCACATATCATTTGGGCAATTAGTGTAATCATTACAGTATTTGTGTTACGTTTTTTAACAAAATTATTACACAAATGGCTTGTAAAAAAAGAAGCTGAGAAGTTTCCTGGTGAAACAACAAGACCTGTAGACCTTATAAAACGGATTCTAAATACACTTTGGTTAGTAGTAGGAATATTTGCACTAAGTTTTGTATTCGTAGAACGCGATATGGATACTGTTATTTTAGGTAAATTAAAGCTGATACTTTATTTAGGCTTTCTCTCTGTATTTGTTATCGTTACAGCAACCACTACAAACTTATGGTTCAAAAAAAGCATACAACGTAAAATAGAATATCAATACGACTATACAAGTTACAAGTTCTTGCGCTATGTTGCAGTATTTTCTATTTACTTTGTGGGTATCATATTTGGTCTTTTAGCTTTTCCGTCTATGCGAGGTGTCGCAAATACTGCACTTGGTGGCGCAGGAGTTATAGCTTTAATTGCTGGTGTAGCGTCGCAAGAAGCCTTGGCAAATGTAGTTGGCGGAATTTTTATCATAGGATTTAAGCCTTTCAAAATAGGGCATGTGGTAAAAGTTACAGATACAATGGTTGGCACAGTTACAGACATAACGTTGCGACATACCATAATTCGTAATTTTGAAAACAAAATGATTGTCATTCCAAATTCAATCATCAATAAAGAAAAACTAATCAATTACGATTTAGGAGATCTTAAATGTTGCGAGCATATAGAAATGGGGATTTCGTATGATAGCGATGTAGCCCTTACAAAAAAAATAATGCGCGAAGAATGTGAAAACCATCCTTTAATTCATGATAATCGCACAGAGTTGGATAAAGCAGATGGCAAACCAATTGTTAAAACAGCAATGATAAAAATTAACGATTCTACGATGACTATTCGTGCTTGGGCTTGGTCTAATAATTTTAGCGATTCCTTTCAATTAAAGTGCGATGTAACTGAATCCATGAAAGCGCGTTTTGATAGTGCAGGAATTGATCTTGCATATCCAACACGAACAATATATTTGCAAAACGAAAATACAACTACGAACGAAACCATAAATATTCAAAAACAAAACAATTAAAATCTAACATTATGAAAAATATTATTATTCCTATTGACTTCTCAAAGCAATCTGAATTTGCTTTAGAAACAGGCGCTATTCTAGCAAAAAAACACAATGCAAAATTACATGTGTTACACATGTTAGAGCTATCTGAATCTTTAGTTTCTTATTCAAAAACAGAAAATAAAAACGAAATGATGTTTATGCTCGCCTACGCAAAAAAGCGATTTGAAGAGTTTGTAGACAAAGAATATTTACAAGGAGTAAATTTAGAACCTGTGATAAAACATCATAAAGTATACAAAGAAGTAGATGCGTTGGCAAAAGAAATAAGTGCCGATTTAGTAATTATGGGATCGCACGGTTTAACGACGCAAGATGGATTATTCGCAGGTTCTAACGCAGAAAAAATGGTTCGAAATAGTGATACGCCAGTATTAATCGTAAAATCAAAACCTGAAAATTTCGACCTAAAAAATATTGTTTTAGGAACAAGTATGAACAAAGAAAGTGTTGCTACGTATCAAAAAGCTTCTAAAATTTTCGAAACCTTGGGAAGCACTTTATATCCTGTATATGTCAACAGACCAAACAATGGGTTTATAAGTTCAGAAGAATTTAACGAGAAACGAAAAGGATTTGCAACTGCTGGCGGAACTGATAAAGTTGAATTTATTGCAGGTTATACAGTTGAAGACGGATTAGTACAACACGCAGAACAAACAAATGCAGATTGTATTGCCGTCAGTACACACGCACGTAAAGGCTTGAATCATTTCTTTAAAGGAAGTATCTCAGAAGATCTTGCAAACCATGCAAAATTACCTGTAATGACATTCAAACTATAAAATAGTAATATCTTTAGTACCTAAAATATCAAAACATAGGTTGTCTAAAAAGTTAAAATAATGCTCAACGTGACAACAATTAACACTTTTTAGACAGTCTTGTTTTGAATTATCAATTTGCCATGAGCACAGCCGAAGAAGCCTTAAAAGAACGTATAAAAGAGTTGACATGTCTTTACGAAGTATCGTCAATTATTGTAAATGCGGATTCTAAAGAAATGACACATACGCTTCACGCTATTGGACAAAGTTTGAAGAAAGGATTTCAAGTACCTGAAAATACCGAAATAGCTATTCATACACCTATTGGCGCGTACAAAACAGGAACAATTAATAGTACAATTTATATTTCTTCGGATATAATCATTTTCAACAAAATTGAAGGTATTATTACAGCTTCTTTGACAAATGAAGAATGTACATTTTTAAAAGAAGAACAACCTTTGCTCGATAATGTGGCTTTAAAATTGGGCAATCTATTAGAACGAATCGAAATACAAAAAAATGAAAAATCGCTCAAAAGGCAAATGGAACATGCAGATCGGTTGGGGATTTTAGGAGAACTTACCGCAGGAATTGCGCATGAACTTAACACGCCATTGGCTAATATTTTAGGCTTCGCCGAATTGTTGAAAGATGATTTTGAAGCGAATCCGCAAGTTTCTAAGGATATCGATAAGATTATTCATAATACAATATTCTCAAGAGAAGTAGTAAAAAAACTCATGTTTTTTGCTTGTGAAATGCCACAGGAAATGCAAGAAGTAAACATTGTACCAAATATCAAAAATGCTATTGCACTGCTTGATGCTTCTTTCAAGAAAGCAACTGTAAAGTATATTGTTAAAATTGAAGACAAAGAACTTTTACTCCGCGCAGATAACATTCAGTTGACGCAGATTATTTTTAACCTTATAATTAATGCCATTTATTTTTCTCCTAAAAACGGACTTGTTACAATTGAAGCATTTCAAACCAAAAAAGAAGTCATTCTAAAAATTTCTGATGAAGGTTCAGGCTTATCTGAAGAAGCCTTAGAAAAAGTATTTCAACCTTTCTTTACTACAAAACCTATAGGCGATGGCTCAGGTCTTGGTTTAAGCGTTGTACACGGAATTGTTATGAGTCATAATGGTTCTATAAGTGCAGATAATAATGCTGATAAAGGTGCAACTTTTACCGTTAAACTTCCAAAATCATAACCGATGCAATTACAAAAAGAAAACATTCTTATCGTAGATGACGACATCAATATTTTAGAACTTTTACAGCGACATTTACAATCATGGAATTATCATACTTACAAAGCAATTTCAGTAAAAGAAGCTGTAAATATTTTGCGAGACACGCGTATTGATTTACTTATCACAGATTTAAAAATGCCAGAAATTGATGGTTTTGAGCTCATAAAATTTGTTTCAGAACATTATCCTAAACTTCCTAAACTTGTCGTTACAGGATATCCTTCGGTACAAGATTCTTTAGCTGCAATAAAATCTGGCGTCGTAGAATATTTAACAAAACCATTCACAAAAGATGAATTGGGAAAAGCAATACAAAAATCGCTTGCGCAGAAAAAAGAGGTGTCGAATCAAATTGGTCGAAATTCGCAAGTAAAATCGTCAGTAGAAACACAAAAAGCATATGGCGAAATTATTGGAAACTCTGAAAAAATAAATGATGTCATTCAAATCATAGAACGTGTAAAAGATAACAAAGCGACTATTTTTATTAAAGGAGAAAGTGGAACAGGAAAAGAGCTTGTGGCGCGCGCTATTCACTATCAAGGGAAATTTTCAAGAGCGCCATTTATTGCCGTAAATTGCGGCGGAATTCCTGAAAATTTGCTAGAATCAGAACTTTTCGGATATACAAAAGGCGCATTTACAGGCGCAGAAAAAGAACGAAACGGATTCTTTCAAGCGGCAAATGGCGGCACTATTTTTTTGGATGAAATTGGAAACGCATCTACTGCTGTGCAATCTAGATTGCTTCGTGTTTTACAAGAAAAAGAAGTTGTAAAAGTAGGTGCGCAAAAAGCAGAAAAAATTGATGTTCGCATCATTGCAGCAACCAATAGCGATTTACAAGAAATGATTAAAAAGCAAACCTTTCGGGAAGATTTATATTATCGTCTTACGGTGGTGGAAATAAATGTTCCGCCACTTAGAGAACGAAAAGGTGATATTCCATTATTGGTGGAGAAATTTCTATTAAAATACGGAATTGAATATAAAGATCGTTTTGTAAAAATAAGCCCTGAAGCTTCTGCAATTTTACAACGCTACAATTGGGCAGGAAACATTCGTGAGCTAGAAAATGTGATACAACGTAGTGTTATTATGTGTGATAAAATAGTGGAAGTTGCGCATCTTCCTGATTCCTTAAAATTCAATATCAACTTTCCAGAAGAAAAATTACTTCCGCTTAAAGAGATTGAAAAACGCTATATTCAAAAAGTATTGAATGCAACAAACAATAATAAAACAAAAGCGGCTGAGATTTTAGGAATTGATCGTAAAACCATACGCCAAAAACTCATGGAGTAACTACTATTTTAGCGATACATTTTTCCTCAGTTGGGTAATTTTGTCCCGATTACTATTTTTTAATTTATTTCTATAAAAACCTCAAAATCCTTATTTATAAAGGGTTTTGAGGTTTTTGCATATATAATTGATTTTAATGGCACACACATTGCCTTTTGGTATTGTAAATATTAATTATATGTAAAATGAAATCAAATCCATTTAATATTTGTCCCACATGTATTCATAAAAATACATGTGTGCTAACTGCCCAGAAAGATCAAGTATGGTCGTGTAGCGAATTTGAAGAAACAGTTGTAATGATG from Kordia antarctica encodes the following:
- a CDS encoding GbsR/MarR family transcriptional regulator, giving the protein MSHKKEKEQLIETIGLAIEEQLNLSPLASRIYALLILSSYDGLTFEEIREVIQASKSSTSVNVNVLSQLNYVTFYTKPGDRKRYFKLAKYSSLISLEAYHNTINKEMDMVGRINSYNKKYFPEKFINEESLGHIFQEYLVEKEQLVARTIDKMRHFRESEK
- a CDS encoding META domain-containing protein; this translates as MKTKITILTIIALTIMSCSGGKKSNTESSDSNKGNTSEIVNTKWIITTLEGKDISNREQNGQIIYFTLNSDGNRVNGYSGCNTFMGTYKLEDGNRISFSQMASTRMICPDAKINESEILNIFNTADNFTLRNGELSLNIAKRAPLATFKKAEMNNDQIVEKYWKLKTLDGKDVSMAENQEREIYFTLKSGDNSVVGFAGCNALNGKYTLEKGNRIRFSGMLTTLKACPDVNVNEAEFLKVFELADNYTIKDDVLSLNVGRRAPLAIFEAVYMQ
- a CDS encoding GbsR/MarR family transcriptional regulator; translated protein: MELRPTEQSLLIEDIGLVIEERADLSPLASRIYATLILASDDGLTFEDITEAHRASKSSVSNNLNILVKLKYAEYYTKSGQRKRFFKASKYYAKTAMEKYNELFKKEIEVLEKINSFNKKNNPEKFKNEQSVSTIYQDYLIQLKEGFKKKIKQLETIVNQ
- a CDS encoding ZIP family metal transporter, with product MLQNLILFSGFAGITVFIGGLLGNYFNHHIKEGAIKYEIIHTMMSFGAGIILSAVALVLIPKGLEELEVLDIAVSFSAGVLIFMFIGRYLAKKGGKNATLMAMLMDFIPESIALGATFAIEPKMAALLAVFIGLQNLPEAFNSFRDLVSNGFSVKKTLIIFFVLSFFGIGCALIGHYFLRDFPVITAHLMTFASGGILYLLINDIIPESKLENNYLTSLGATFGFLVGIIGEKII
- a CDS encoding mechanosensitive ion channel family protein, giving the protein MEEFFIKYKAHIIWAISVIITVFVLRFLTKLLHKWLVKKEAEKFPGETTRPVDLIKRILNTLWLVVGIFALSFVFVERDMDTVILGKLKLILYLGFLSVFVIVTATTTNLWFKKSIQRKIEYQYDYTSYKFLRYVAVFSIYFVGIIFGLLAFPSMRGVANTALGGAGVIALIAGVASQEALANVVGGIFIIGFKPFKIGHVVKVTDTMVGTVTDITLRHTIIRNFENKMIVIPNSIINKEKLINYDLGDLKCCEHIEMGISYDSDVALTKKIMREECENHPLIHDNRTELDKADGKPIVKTAMIKINDSTMTIRAWAWSNNFSDSFQLKCDVTESMKARFDSAGIDLAYPTRTIYLQNENTTTNETINIQKQNN
- a CDS encoding universal stress protein, with amino-acid sequence MKNIIIPIDFSKQSEFALETGAILAKKHNAKLHVLHMLELSESLVSYSKTENKNEMMFMLAYAKKRFEEFVDKEYLQGVNLEPVIKHHKVYKEVDALAKEISADLVIMGSHGLTTQDGLFAGSNAEKMVRNSDTPVLIVKSKPENFDLKNIVLGTSMNKESVATYQKASKIFETLGSTLYPVYVNRPNNGFISSEEFNEKRKGFATAGGTDKVEFIAGYTVEDGLVQHAEQTNADCIAVSTHARKGLNHFFKGSISEDLANHAKLPVMTFKL
- a CDS encoding sensor histidine kinase; its protein translation is MSTAEEALKERIKELTCLYEVSSIIVNADSKEMTHTLHAIGQSLKKGFQVPENTEIAIHTPIGAYKTGTINSTIYISSDIIIFNKIEGIITASLTNEECTFLKEEQPLLDNVALKLGNLLERIEIQKNEKSLKRQMEHADRLGILGELTAGIAHELNTPLANILGFAELLKDDFEANPQVSKDIDKIIHNTIFSREVVKKLMFFACEMPQEMQEVNIVPNIKNAIALLDASFKKATVKYIVKIEDKELLLRADNIQLTQIIFNLIINAIYFSPKNGLVTIEAFQTKKEVILKISDEGSGLSEEALEKVFQPFFTTKPIGDGSGLGLSVVHGIVMSHNGSISADNNADKGATFTVKLPKS
- a CDS encoding sigma-54-dependent transcriptional regulator codes for the protein MQLQKENILIVDDDINILELLQRHLQSWNYHTYKAISVKEAVNILRDTRIDLLITDLKMPEIDGFELIKFVSEHYPKLPKLVVTGYPSVQDSLAAIKSGVVEYLTKPFTKDELGKAIQKSLAQKKEVSNQIGRNSQVKSSVETQKAYGEIIGNSEKINDVIQIIERVKDNKATIFIKGESGTGKELVARAIHYQGKFSRAPFIAVNCGGIPENLLESELFGYTKGAFTGAEKERNGFFQAANGGTIFLDEIGNASTAVQSRLLRVLQEKEVVKVGAQKAEKIDVRIIAATNSDLQEMIKKQTFREDLYYRLTVVEINVPPLRERKGDIPLLVEKFLLKYGIEYKDRFVKISPEASAILQRYNWAGNIRELENVIQRSVIMCDKIVEVAHLPDSLKFNINFPEEKLLPLKEIEKRYIQKVLNATNNNKTKAAEILGIDRKTIRQKLME